One genomic window of Oryctolagus cuniculus chromosome 11, mOryCun1.1, whole genome shotgun sequence includes the following:
- the LMF2 gene encoding lipase maturation factor 2 isoform X1 has product MAGSRLPRQLFLQGVAAIFMFAFASLYMQIPGLYGPEGILPARRTLRPQGKGRLQQLWETPTLLWEAPVLGLDTAQGLELLSLLGTLLALGALLLRPLRHLLVYLLLWAAYLSAYQVGQVFLYFQWDSLLLETGFLAVLVAPLGWPLCRRRKQAPQGRSEGASPHEGLPFWLVRWLLFRLMFASGVVKLTSRCPAWWGLTALTYHYETQCIPTPAAWFAHHLPVWLHRLSAVGTFVIEIAVPPLFFAPIRRLRLAAFYSQVLLQVLIIITGNYNFFNLLTLVLTTALLDDRHLAAGRGQRRKTPPARSEALLATLALLLELAVYGLLAYGTMHYFGLEVNWQQHTVHSRTTFTFHQFSQWLKTVTLPTMWLGAASLTWELLTALWRWTQVQGWLRKLCASVELSVWGGATVVMFLISLVPYSYMEPETHGRLWAGTHRLFGAVEHLQLANSYGLFRRMTGLGGRPEVVLEGSYDGRHWTEIEFMYKPGNMSQPPPVVVPHQPRLDWQMWFAALGPHTHSPWFTSLVLRLLQGKEPVIRLIQNQVSRYPFHKQPPTYIRAQRYKYWFSQPGEQSRWWRRQWVEEFFPPVSLGDPSLETLLQQFGLQDKSPPRARGSSILAQALHWVRAQLSPLEAPTLLWGLLVAVGTIRIMQTLLAPWVLRSFPLANGEKHKPAPKKDGGAARGQAAPAPSNCSSTSRASRRKK; this is encoded by the exons AtggcgggctcccggctcccgcGGCAGCTCTTTCTGCAGGGCGTGGCGGCGATCTTCATGTTCGCCTTCGCCTCCCTGTACATGCAGATCCCGG GCTTGTACGGCCCCGAGGGCATCCTGCCCGCGCGGAGGACGCTGCGCCCACAGGGCAAGGGGcgcctgcagcagctgtgggAGACCCCGACGCTGCTGTGGGAGGCTCCCGTGCTGGGGCTGGACACCGCCCAGGGCCTGGAACTGCTCAGCCTGCTGGGCACGCTGCTGGCCCTGGGTGCCCTGCTGCTGCGCCCGCTGCGCCACCTCCTGGTCTACCTGCTTCTGTGGGCCGCCTACCTGTCGGCCTACCAG GTGGGCCAGGTGTTCCTTTATTTCCAGTG GGATTCCCTGTTGCTGGAGACGGGCTTCCTGGCTGTGCTGGTGGCCCCGCTGGGGTGGCCCCTCTGCCGACGCCGCAAGCAGGCCCCCCAGGGCCGGTCGGAGGGGGCCTCACCCCACGAGGGCCTCCCCTTCTGGCTGGTGCGCTGGCTGCTGTTTCGCCTCATGTTCGCCTCAGGCGTAGTCAAGCTGACCAGCCGCTGCCCTGCGTGGTGGGGGCTCACTG CGCTCACCTACCACTATGAGACACAGTGCATCCCCACACCGGCCGCCTGGTTCGCCCACCACCTGCCCGTCTGGCTGCACAGGCTCAGCGCGGTGGGCACCTTCGTCATCGAGATCGCGGTCCCTCCTCTGTTCTTCGCCCCCATTCGCCGCCTGCGCCTGGCCGCCTTCTACTCCCAG GTGCTGCTGCAGGTCCTGATCATCATCACGGGGAACTACAACTTCTTCAACCTGCTGACGCTGGTGCTCACCACCGCGCTCCTGGACGACCGGCACTTGGCAGCTGGCCGGGGCCAGCGCAGGAAGACGCCCCCCG CCCGGTCCGAGGCCCTGCTGGCCACACTGGCCCTGCTGCTGGAACTGGCCGTCTACGGGCTGCTGGCCTATGGCACCATGCACTACTTTGGCCTGGAGGTCAACTGGCAGCAGCACACCGTCCACTCCAGAACCA ccttCACCTTCCACCAGTTCTCCCAGTGGCTGAAGACGGTGACCCTGCCCACCATGTGGCTGGGCGCAGCCTCCCTCACCTGGGAGCTACTCACTGCCCTCTGGAG GTggacgcaggtgcagggctggctgCGGAAGCTGTGTGCTTCGGTGGAGCTGTCCGTCTGGGGCGGTGCCACAGTGGTCATGTTCCTGATCAGCCTG GTACCCTACTCCTACATGGAGCCCGAGACCCACGGGCGCCTCTGGGCTGGGACGCACCGCCTGTTTGGGGCTGTGGAGCACCTGCAGCTAGCCAACTCTTATGGCCTCTTCCGCCGGATGACGGGTCTGGGTGGGCGGCCTGAGGTGGTGCTGGAAGGCAGCTACGATGGACGTCACTGGACG GAGATCGAGTTCATGTACAAACCCGGGAACATGAGCCAGCCGCCCCCCGTCGTGGTCCCCCATCAGCCACGCCTGGATTGGCAGATGTGGTTTGCAGCCCtgggcccacacacacacagcccatggTTCACGAGCCTGGTGCTCCGCTTGCTACAGGGAAAGGAGCCTG tGATCCGCCTGATCCAGAACCAGGTCAGCAGGTACCCCTTCCACAAGCAGCCACCCACCTATATCCGCGCCCAGCGGTACAAGTACTGGTTCTCACAGCCTGGGGAGCAGAG CCGGTGGTGGCGacgccagtgggtggaagagttcTTCCCACCCGTGTCCCTGGGGGACCCGAGCCTGGAGACCCTGCTCCAACAGTTTGGGCTTCAG GACAAGAGCCCACCCCGGGCCCGTGGCTCCAgcatcctggcccaggccctccaCTGGGTGCGCGCTCAGCTGTCTCCCCTGGAGGCCCCCACGCTGCTCTGGGGGCTCCTTGTGGCTGTAGGCACCATCAGAATCATGCAGACGCTGCTGGCCCCCTGGGTACTCCGGTCCTTCCCGCTAGCCAATGGGGAGAAGCACAAGCCAGCTCCCAAGAAAGACGGGGGAGCTGCCCGTGGAcaggctgccccagcccccagcaactGTAGCAGCACCTCTCGGGCCTCTCGGCGGAAAAAGTAG
- the MIOX gene encoding inositol oxygenase, with translation MKVAVGPDPSLTYRPDADPETAKDKSTFRNYTSGPLLDRVFNTYKLMHSQQTVDFVRRKHAQFGSFSYTKMTVLEAVGALDALVDESDPDVDFPNSFHAFQTAEGIRRAHPDKDWFHLVGLLHDLGKVLALWGEPQWAVVGDTFPVGCRPQASVVFRDSTFQDNPDMQHPQYSTELGMYQPHCGLENVLMSWGHDEYMYQMMKFNKFSLPEEAFYMIRFHSFYPWHTGGDYRHLCSQRDLDMLPWVQEFNKFDLYTKCPDLPDVDKLRPYYQGLIDKYCPGVLCW, from the exons ATGAAGGTGGCTGTG GGCCCAGACCCTTCCCTGACCTACCGACCTGATGCAGACCCAGAGACAGCCAAAGACAAGAGCACCTTCCGGAACTACACG TCGGGCCCCCTCCTGGATCGCGTCTTCAACACCTACAAGCTCATGCACTCACAGCAGACGGTGGACTTCGTCAGGAGGAAG caTGCCCAGTTCGGCAGCTTCTCCTACACGAAGATGACCGTCCTGGAGGCTGTGGGCGCACTGGACGCGCTGGTGGACGAGTCGGACCCCGACGTGGACTTCCCCAATTCCTTCCATGCCTTTCAGACGGCAGAGGGCATCCGGAGGGCGCACCCCGACAAGG ACTGGTTCCATCTTGTTGGGCTCCTGCATGACCTCGGGAAGGTCCTGGCTCTGTGGGGGGAGCCCCAG TGGGCGGTCGTTGGAGACACCTTCCCCGTCGGCTGCCGACCCCAGGCCTCTGTGGTTTTCCGTGACTCCACTTTCCAGGACAACCCTGACATGCAGCATCCCCAGTACAG CACGGAGCTGGGCATGTACCAGCCGCATTGCGGGCTGGAGAACGTCCTCATGTCCTGGGGCCACGATG AGTACATGTACCAGATGATGAAGTTCAACAAGTTCTCCCTGCCTGAGGAg GCCTTCTACATGATCCGGTTTCACTCCTTCTACCCGTGGCACACCGGCGGCGACTACCGGCACCTGTGTAGCCAGCGGGACCTGGACATGCTGCCCTGGGTGCAGGAGTTCAA CAAGTTCGACCTGTACACGAAGTGCCCCGACCTGCCCGACGTGGACAAGCTGCGCCCGTACTACCAGGGGCTCATTGACAAGTACTGCCCCGGCGTCCTGTGCTGGTGA
- the LMF2 gene encoding lipase maturation factor 2 isoform X2 gives MAGSRLPRQLFLQGVAAIFMFAFASLYMQIPGLYGPEGILPARRTLRPQGKGRLQQLWETPTLLWEAPVLGLDTAQGLELLSLLGTLLALGALLLRPLRHLLVYLLLWAAYLSAYQVGQVFLYFQWDSLLLETGFLAVLVAPLGWPLCRRRKQAPQGRSEGASPHEGLPFWLVRWLLFRLMFASGVVKLTSRCPAWWGLTALTYHYETQCIPTPAAWFAHHLPVWLHRLSAVGTFVIEIAVPPLFFAPIRRLRLAAFYSQVLLQVLIIITGNYNFFNLLTLVLTTALLDDRHLAAGRGQRRKTPPARSEALLATLALLLELAVYGLLAYGTMHYFGLEVNWQQHTVHSRTTFTFHQFSQWLKTVTLPTMWLGAASLTWELLTALWRWTQVQGWLRKLCASVELSVWGGATVVMFLISLVPYSYMEPETHGRLWAGTHRLFGAVEHLQLANSYGLFRRMTGLGGRPEVVLEGSYDGRHWTEIEFMYKPGNMSQPPPVVVPHQPRLDWQMWFAALGPHTHSPWFTSLVLRLLQGKEPVIRLIQNQVSRYPFHKQPPTYIRAQRYKYWFSQPGEQSPVAAGGGDASGWKSSSHPCPWGTRAWRPCSNSLGFRTRAHPGPVAPASWPRPSTGCALSCLPWRPPRCSGGSLWL, from the exons AtggcgggctcccggctcccgcGGCAGCTCTTTCTGCAGGGCGTGGCGGCGATCTTCATGTTCGCCTTCGCCTCCCTGTACATGCAGATCCCGG GCTTGTACGGCCCCGAGGGCATCCTGCCCGCGCGGAGGACGCTGCGCCCACAGGGCAAGGGGcgcctgcagcagctgtgggAGACCCCGACGCTGCTGTGGGAGGCTCCCGTGCTGGGGCTGGACACCGCCCAGGGCCTGGAACTGCTCAGCCTGCTGGGCACGCTGCTGGCCCTGGGTGCCCTGCTGCTGCGCCCGCTGCGCCACCTCCTGGTCTACCTGCTTCTGTGGGCCGCCTACCTGTCGGCCTACCAG GTGGGCCAGGTGTTCCTTTATTTCCAGTG GGATTCCCTGTTGCTGGAGACGGGCTTCCTGGCTGTGCTGGTGGCCCCGCTGGGGTGGCCCCTCTGCCGACGCCGCAAGCAGGCCCCCCAGGGCCGGTCGGAGGGGGCCTCACCCCACGAGGGCCTCCCCTTCTGGCTGGTGCGCTGGCTGCTGTTTCGCCTCATGTTCGCCTCAGGCGTAGTCAAGCTGACCAGCCGCTGCCCTGCGTGGTGGGGGCTCACTG CGCTCACCTACCACTATGAGACACAGTGCATCCCCACACCGGCCGCCTGGTTCGCCCACCACCTGCCCGTCTGGCTGCACAGGCTCAGCGCGGTGGGCACCTTCGTCATCGAGATCGCGGTCCCTCCTCTGTTCTTCGCCCCCATTCGCCGCCTGCGCCTGGCCGCCTTCTACTCCCAG GTGCTGCTGCAGGTCCTGATCATCATCACGGGGAACTACAACTTCTTCAACCTGCTGACGCTGGTGCTCACCACCGCGCTCCTGGACGACCGGCACTTGGCAGCTGGCCGGGGCCAGCGCAGGAAGACGCCCCCCG CCCGGTCCGAGGCCCTGCTGGCCACACTGGCCCTGCTGCTGGAACTGGCCGTCTACGGGCTGCTGGCCTATGGCACCATGCACTACTTTGGCCTGGAGGTCAACTGGCAGCAGCACACCGTCCACTCCAGAACCA ccttCACCTTCCACCAGTTCTCCCAGTGGCTGAAGACGGTGACCCTGCCCACCATGTGGCTGGGCGCAGCCTCCCTCACCTGGGAGCTACTCACTGCCCTCTGGAG GTggacgcaggtgcagggctggctgCGGAAGCTGTGTGCTTCGGTGGAGCTGTCCGTCTGGGGCGGTGCCACAGTGGTCATGTTCCTGATCAGCCTG GTACCCTACTCCTACATGGAGCCCGAGACCCACGGGCGCCTCTGGGCTGGGACGCACCGCCTGTTTGGGGCTGTGGAGCACCTGCAGCTAGCCAACTCTTATGGCCTCTTCCGCCGGATGACGGGTCTGGGTGGGCGGCCTGAGGTGGTGCTGGAAGGCAGCTACGATGGACGTCACTGGACG GAGATCGAGTTCATGTACAAACCCGGGAACATGAGCCAGCCGCCCCCCGTCGTGGTCCCCCATCAGCCACGCCTGGATTGGCAGATGTGGTTTGCAGCCCtgggcccacacacacacagcccatggTTCACGAGCCTGGTGCTCCGCTTGCTACAGGGAAAGGAGCCTG tGATCCGCCTGATCCAGAACCAGGTCAGCAGGTACCCCTTCCACAAGCAGCCACCCACCTATATCCGCGCCCAGCGGTACAAGTACTGGTTCTCACAGCCTGGGGAGCAGAG CCCTGTTGCAGCCGGTGGTGGCGacgccagtgggtggaagagttcTTCCCACCCGTGTCCCTGGGGGACCCGAGCCTGGAGACCCTGCTCCAACAGTTTGGGCTTCAG GACAAGAGCCCACCCCGGGCCCGTGGCTCCAgcatcctggcccaggccctccaCTGGGTGCGCGCTCAGCTGTCTCCCCTGGAGGCCCCCACGCTGCTCTGGGGGCTCCTTGTGGCTGTAG
- the ADM2 gene encoding protein ADM2, translating into MARLLAVILGCVSLVYLQLPGALSSGPLGGPRPLRPREPPARTPSGSLQPRHPAPWAVVWKPRQVPQPYRRASQAPTMGQRLRDSGQRHPGPRRTQAQLLRVGCVLGTCQVQNLSHRLWQLVRPAGRQDSAPIDPSSPHSYG; encoded by the exons AtggcccggctcctggctgtcaTCCTGGGTTGCGTCAGCCTTGTGTACCTGCAGCTGCCCGGTGCGCTGTCCAGCGGCCCGCTCGGGGGCCCACGGCCCCTTCGGCCCAG AGAGCCCCCGGCCCGGACCCCTTCCGGCAGTCTGCAGCCCCGACACCCTGCACCCTGGGCAGTGGTCTGGAAGCCCCGTCAGGTTCCTCAGCCATACAGGAGGGCCAGCCAGGCCCCCACGATGGGCCAGCGTCTCCGGGACAGCGGCCAGAGACACCCCGGCCCCCGCAGGACCCAAGCCCAGCTCCTGCGGGtgggctgtgtgctgggcaccTGCCAAGTACAGAACCTCAGCCACCGGCTTTGGCAGCTCGTGAGGCCAGCGGGCCGCCAGGACTCCGCTCCCATCGACCCCAGCAGCCCCCACAGTTATGGCTGA